From Xylocopilactobacillus apis, a single genomic window includes:
- a CDS encoding flavodoxin, protein MKRKIALISGLLVLLIGIFSLDFIRSHEHQKVTTSPVVVTKKGQNNKKLGQKGKVLIVFFSRSGTNYPGVTLKIGHTQRIANEIAQVTKGEKFEIRTAKAYPKNYEATVNQAENEQQRNARPKIVGPLPKISKYSTIFLGYPIWWGDIPMPVRSFMDAVDLNHKSVIPFSTNEGSGWGDSLETLKQQYPQADFRGGFEIQGQKADNAQKQIDSWLHSLGY, encoded by the coding sequence TTGAAAAGAAAAATTGCTTTAATTAGCGGACTATTAGTTTTGTTAATAGGAATCTTTAGTCTCGATTTCATCCGCAGTCACGAACATCAAAAAGTTACTACCAGTCCCGTAGTTGTTACCAAAAAGGGTCAAAATAATAAAAAACTTGGTCAAAAAGGGAAAGTACTAATTGTTTTCTTTTCACGATCTGGCACCAATTACCCCGGCGTGACTTTGAAAATTGGACATACTCAGCGAATCGCTAATGAAATTGCACAAGTCACCAAAGGTGAAAAGTTTGAAATTAGAACTGCTAAAGCTTATCCCAAAAATTATGAGGCAACAGTCAATCAGGCAGAAAATGAACAGCAGCGTAATGCAAGACCCAAAATTGTAGGTCCTTTACCCAAAATTTCTAAGTATTCAACAATTTTTTTAGGTTATCCCATCTGGTGGGGTGATATTCCCATGCCTGTCCGGAGTTTTATGGATGCAGTTGATTTAAATCATAAAAGCGTTATTCCGTTTTCAACTAATGAAGGTTCTGGTTGGGGAGATTCGCTTGAAACACTAAAGCAGCAATATCCACAGGCAGATTTTCGGGGAGGTTTTGAAATTCAGGGACAAAAAGCTGATAACGCGCAAAAACAAATTGATTCTTGGCTGCACAGCTTAGGTTATTAG
- the mgtA gene encoding magnesium-translocating P-type ATPase — protein MYETKDYIKIAQQTPKTVLQIFDSQLSGLKKQDLNEQREKYGSNKINYQRKTPLSIQFFQAFITPFTIVLAILGLISFCTDYLWSAPADRDLTGTIIISIMVLTSGIMTLIQSVKSNNAADKLQSMVKVTTGVYRDGYLQEIPLDDLVVGDIVKLAAGDMIPADLRLLQVRDLFISQAALTGESYPVEKHAEYEASKYENITDSPTLAFMGSNVVSGTAMGMVIAVGKETRFGQVTQSITNNKPTPTNFDLGISQTSWLLIRFMAVMAPIVCVLNGLTKGDWGQALLFGLSTAVGLTPEMLPVIVTTNLVRGALRMSKSGTIVKNINSIQNFGAMDVLCTDKTGTLTQDKIILEYHYNVNHQEEDQVLKYAYLNSRFQTGLNNLMDKAVIKAAERELSIDDDWYEKVDELPFDFSRRRMSTIVEEADGKIEMITKGAIEEMLEVSDFVRSKGKDEPLTDAWKDQILTQVADLNQDGLRVLGLAIKNYPTPSVGDELSVADESEMIFLGYLAFLDPPKSTAAKSIQALKDHGTDVKIITGDSLLVTKAVCRNINFDADNVLTGAKIQNLTDQELAEAVEVNNVFVKVSPEQKAQIVKTLRNNNHVVGFLGDGINDAPSMKSADVGISVDTAVDIAKQSASIVLLQKDLMILEQGVVGGRQTFGNIMKYIKATCSSNFGNVFSVLCASAFLPFLPMQPMQLLLLNLIYDLSCLSIPWDHMDQEYLRVPRKWEAKSISSFMKYIGPTSSVFDITTYIAMYWVICPAVLGQFFPATAGAGRQEFIQLFNSGWFVESLWTQTLVIHVLRTEKIPFIQSRASGIVTLVTSIALLFGSVLPFTNIGRHLQLTALPVSFWFLLAATCVAYIVLVTFVKNWYIKKTGSLL, from the coding sequence ATGTACGAAACAAAAGATTACATCAAGATTGCTCAACAAACACCAAAAACGGTGCTGCAAATTTTTGATTCACAACTTAGTGGATTAAAAAAACAAGATTTGAATGAACAGCGGGAAAAGTATGGCAGCAACAAAATTAATTACCAGCGGAAAACCCCGCTTTCAATTCAATTTTTCCAAGCATTTATTACTCCATTTACAATTGTCCTTGCAATTTTAGGGCTGATCTCCTTTTGCACCGATTATTTATGGTCGGCGCCTGCCGATCGAGATTTAACTGGAACCATTATTATTTCAATCATGGTTCTAACCAGTGGGATTATGACTCTAATTCAGTCTGTTAAATCAAATAATGCTGCAGATAAGCTTCAGTCAATGGTTAAAGTTACCACCGGAGTGTACCGTGATGGCTACCTGCAAGAGATCCCTTTAGATGACCTAGTAGTGGGAGACATTGTGAAACTGGCTGCGGGGGACATGATTCCAGCAGATTTACGCTTATTGCAAGTGCGAGATCTTTTTATTTCTCAAGCAGCATTGACAGGGGAAAGTTATCCCGTTGAAAAGCATGCCGAATACGAAGCAAGTAAATATGAAAACATTACTGATAGTCCCACTCTTGCATTTATGGGAAGTAATGTTGTGAGCGGTACTGCAATGGGGATGGTAATCGCTGTAGGTAAAGAGACCCGTTTTGGTCAGGTAACGCAAAGTATCACTAACAACAAGCCAACCCCAACGAATTTTGATTTAGGCATCAGTCAAACTTCGTGGCTACTGATCCGTTTTATGGCAGTAATGGCACCGATTGTCTGCGTTTTAAATGGACTAACCAAAGGAGATTGGGGTCAAGCTCTACTGTTTGGTTTATCCACAGCCGTTGGTTTAACGCCTGAGATGCTGCCAGTAATTGTAACGACTAATCTGGTGCGCGGGGCACTAAGAATGTCTAAAAGCGGAACAATTGTAAAAAATATTAATTCAATTCAGAATTTTGGCGCAATGGACGTTCTCTGCACTGATAAAACGGGGACTTTAACGCAAGACAAAATTATTTTGGAATATCATTACAACGTGAATCATCAAGAAGAAGACCAAGTCTTGAAATATGCGTATCTAAACAGCAGATTTCAGACGGGACTCAATAATTTAATGGATAAGGCCGTCATTAAAGCGGCTGAACGTGAACTTTCGATTGATGATGATTGGTATGAAAAAGTTGATGAACTGCCGTTTGATTTTTCAAGGCGCCGGATGAGTACCATTGTAGAAGAAGCTGACGGAAAGATTGAAATGATTACTAAAGGTGCAATTGAAGAAATGCTTGAGGTCTCTGATTTTGTAAGGTCAAAAGGAAAAGATGAACCATTAACTGATGCGTGGAAAGATCAAATTTTGACTCAAGTGGCAGATCTCAATCAGGATGGATTGCGAGTACTCGGTTTAGCTATAAAAAATTATCCGACGCCGAGCGTTGGTGATGAACTATCAGTTGCAGATGAATCTGAAATGATCTTTCTAGGGTACTTAGCATTTCTCGATCCGCCTAAGAGCACGGCTGCTAAATCGATTCAAGCCTTAAAAGATCATGGTACTGATGTAAAGATTATTACAGGTGACAGTTTACTGGTCACCAAAGCAGTATGTCGCAACATTAATTTTGATGCTGACAACGTGTTGACGGGAGCTAAAATTCAAAATTTAACGGACCAAGAATTAGCTGAGGCAGTTGAAGTTAATAATGTTTTTGTCAAAGTCTCTCCTGAACAAAAGGCTCAAATTGTTAAGACTCTGCGCAACAATAATCACGTCGTCGGATTTTTAGGCGATGGGATTAATGATGCACCTTCCATGAAATCTGCCGATGTTGGAATTTCGGTCGATACAGCGGTTGATATTGCTAAACAATCGGCTTCAATTGTCCTGCTGCAAAAAGATTTGATGATTTTGGAGCAAGGAGTTGTTGGCGGAAGACAAACATTTGGCAATATTATGAAATATATTAAGGCAACTTGTTCTTCTAATTTTGGTAATGTATTTTCAGTTTTATGCGCCAGTGCGTTTTTGCCATTTTTACCAATGCAGCCGATGCAGCTGTTGTTATTGAATTTAATTTACGATTTATCATGCTTGTCGATTCCTTGGGATCATATGGATCAGGAATATTTAAGAGTTCCGCGTAAGTGGGAAGCCAAAAGTATCTCCAGTTTTATGAAATATATTGGACCGACAAGTTCAGTCTTTGATATTACGACTTATATTGCAATGTATTGGGTGATTTGTCCTGCGGTTCTTGGTCAGTTTTTCCCTGCAACTGCAGGAGCTGGACGCCAAGAATTTATTCAGCTATTCAACAGTGGGTGGTTTGTTGAATCGCTTTGGACTCAGACGTTAGTAATTCATGTTTTACGAACTGAAAAGATTCCGTTTATTCAAAGCCGAGCTTCTGGCATTGTCACTTTGGTAACCTCAATCGCCCTCTTGTTTGGTTCAGTTCTCCCGTTTACGAACATTGGTCGCCATTTACAGTTGACAGCGTTACCCGTAAGTTTTTGGTTTCTGCTGGCAGCTACCTGTGTTGCATACATTGTGCTTGTGACGTTTGTAAAGAATTGGTATATCAAGAAAACAGGTTCACTATTGTAG